Sequence from the Pontibacter pudoricolor genome:
GGTTACTCTTCACTTACTGGTAACAACCAGGCACTTTTCGTTATTGATGGTGTGCCTGTAAGTAACGCCAATAACAACGGTTCTAGCCAGGCTACTGGTCGTGGTGGTGCTGACTTCGGTAACGCAGCAGCTGACCTTAACCCGGATAACATCGAGTCTGTGAACGTATTGAAAGGTGCTGCAGCAACTGCTCTTTATGGTTCTCGCGCAGCCAGCGGTGTTATCATGATCACTACCAAAAAAGGTAAAAAGAACTCACTTAACATAGCTGTGAACAGTGGTGTTACCTGGAGTAACATCGATAAAAGCACATATGTGAAGTATCAGAATGAGTATGGTGGTGGTTATTTCCAAGGCTTCCGTGCGGTTTCTGATATAGTTCCAGGTGTTGGTGATGGCGCAGGAGATGTAGTTAGATACCAGGATGATGCTTCTTACGGACCATCTTTTAACCCGAACTTATATGTTTATCAGTGGGATGCCCTTGATCCATTCTCTCCTACTTATGGAAAAATGACTCCTTGGGTAGCTGCTGAAAACGGTCCAACTTCTTTCTTCGAAACTGGGGTTAACTCTAACCAGAGCATTGTTGTTAGCGGTGGTGGCGACAAAACAACCTTTAACTTAGGTTACACCCGTAACGATATTAAAGGTAACCTGCCTAACTCTACAATCGACAAAGACATGTTTAACTTCAATGCTTCTTACGAAGCTACTGAGAGGTTAACAGTTTCAGCGTCAGGTAACTATACCCGCACAGTAGGTATGGGTAGATATGGTACTGGTTATAGCGGTACAAACCCTAACCAGCAGTTCAGACAGTGGTGGCAAACCAACGTAGATTTAAAGCAGCAGGAGGCAGCCTATTTCAGAAACAGACAGAACATTACCTGGAACTGGAACAGCACGAACTCTGGCCCGATCTACTCTGATAACCCATACTGGACGCAGTACGAAAACTACTCTAACGATAGCAGAGATAACCTTTATGGTTATGCTACGGCCACTTACAAAATTACCGACTGGTTAAACGTAATGGGTAGAGCCTCTTTCAACACTACTAATGATATGCAGGAAGAGCGTGTTGCTGTTGGTAGTGCCGGCCTGAGCGGGTACTCCAGATACAACAGAGACTTTAACGAGACCAACTTCGACCTGATGTTGAATTTCAACAAGGACATCTCTGAAGATATTAGCTTTACTGGTTTACTAGGTTCAAACATTCGTAGAGACCGTACTAGCTCAATCGGTTCAGCAACTAACGGTGGTCTGGTTGTGCCAAGACTTTACTCAATCTCTAACTCAGCAAGCCCGGTAAATCCTCCATCTGAATTCTATTCTCGCAGAGGTGTTGACGGTATCTTCGCTAACGCTAACTTCGGTTTCAAAGAAACTTACTTCGTAGAACTTTCTGCACGTCAGGATAAGTCTACAACGCTGCCAGAAGGTGCTAACTCGTACTTCTACCCAGCTGCCGGTGTTAACGTATTGTTCTCTAACCTGGTAGAAACTCCTTGGTTATCTCATGGTAAATTAAGAGTTAACTATGCAGAAGTAGGTAACGATGCTCCGGCACTAAGTATCTATGATGTGTATGACAAGCCAACTGGTTTTGGTTCAACTCCGATCTTCTCGCTTCCAAGCACTAAGAACAACCCTAATCTGAAGCCTGAAAGAAAGAAAAACTTTGAGGCTGGTATTGAGGCTGAATTCTTCAACAACCTGTTCGGTTTCGACTTTACCTGGTACAAGTCAAACCAGGTTGACCAGATCATGCCTGTTAGCCAGACTGCGGCATCAGGTTATACAAGCCGTTTCGTAAACGCGGGTGAAGTAGAGAACAAAGGTATAGAAGTAACTGCATTCGTTACGCCTATCCAGACCGGAGACTTTACCTGGACTATGAACTTCAACTTCGCTCGTAACAGAAACCAGGTTGTAAGCCTGTACGAAGATGTACAGAACTTAACACTTGCTTCTTTCCAGGGTGGTGTTTCTCTTAACGCTGCTATTGGTCAGCCTTACGGTGTTATCCGTGGTAACGACTTTGTTTATACCAATGGCCAGAGAACAGTTGGCGAAAATGGTTACTACTTAAGATCAGACAAATCAGATCTTATCATAGGTAATCCAAACCCTGACTGGACTGGTGGTTTCAACAACAACCTTACTTATAAAGGTGTATCACTAGGCTTCCTTATTGATGTTCGTCATGGTGGCGATGTATTCTCTCTTGACCAGTGGTATGGTGAGGCAACAGGCCTTTATGCACATACTGCCGGCTTAAACGCTAAAGGTAACCCATCTCGTATGCCAGTTTCTGAAGGTGGTGGTGTATTACTACCAGGTGTTAAAGAAGATGGTACTCCTAATGACATTTATGCAGAAAACGTAGATGGCGACGGTATGACTCCTTATGGTTATGCAGCTGATAACTATGCAGGTGCTCCAAGAGCTATGTATGTGTTTGATGGTAGCTTTGTTAAGTTAAGAGAAGTAGCTCTTTCCTATGCCCTGCCAGAATCAGTTATTGGTAACCTTGGTCTCGTTAAAGGTGTTGATCTTCAGCTGATTGGCCGTAACTTATGGATCATCCATAAGAACATGGAGTACTCAGATCCTGAAGAAGGTCTAAGCTCAGGTAACGCTGGTAGAGGTTACCAGTCCGGTGCTTATCCGGCTGTCAGAACTTACGGCTTCAACGTTAAATTAAATTTCTAAAATAGCAGAAAATGAAGAAACTTATCATATGCTTATTCTCGCTGGTGTTTATGGCATCATGCGTAGATGATCTGGACGAGTATAATTTTGACCAGAAGAAAGCAACAATTGTTCCGGCTGTTACTCTGTTTACAGGTGCAACCAAGAACCTGACGGATGTGTTAACAACTCCAAACGTTAACACAAACAACTATCGTTTTTATGTGCAACACTGGACATCTACTCAGTACCTGGATGAGCCAAGATACAACATGACGTCACGTACAATTCCACAGAGTATGTGGACAACTTTGTACCGTGATGTACTGAACGATTTGAAAGAAGCTAAAAAGTTAGTTGAAGCAGATCAGACTCTTACAGAGGGCGTTAAGAAAAACCAGATAGCTCAGATCGAGATCATGCAGGTTTATACATGGTCTGTATTAGTGAATACCTTTGGTGATGTACCTTATACTGAGGCTCTTGACCCTCTGAATGCGCTTCCTGTATACGACGATGCTCAGACCGTTTATAATGACATCTTAACTCGTCTTGACGCTGCAGTTGCTCAGATTGATCCTAAAGCTAATGGCTTTGCAAAGAGTGGAGATATCCTTTACGCTGGTAGCATGGCAAACTGGCTTAAATTTGGTAACTCTCTTAAGTTAAAGCTTGGTATGGTAATAGCTGATGTTGATAATACAAGAGCAAAAGCTTTAGCAGAATCAGCAACAGCAGCGAGTTCAGGTGGTGTAATATCGAGCAATGCTCAAAACGCAGCATTCGAATATCTGCCAGCTCCGCCAAACAACAACCCGATTTCTTCTAACGTTAAAGGTCCTCTTTCAACTCGTGAAGACTACGTTGCTGCAAATACACTGGTTGATGTAATGAACAACCTGAACGACCCAAGAAGAAGTGCTTACTTTACTTCTGTTGGAGGTGCGTTTGTAGGTGGTAAATATGGTTTCCCTAATGACTTTGCTACTCACTCAACTGCAAGTGCGAAGATTGCTGATCCAACTTTTGAAGCAATGCTGCTTGATTACGCGGAAGTAGAATTCCTTCTTGCTGAAGCTGTAGAAAGAGGTTATAATGTAGGCGGCACGGCTGCTGAACACTATAATGCAGGTGTTACTGCTTCTATCACATACTGGGGAGGTACTGCAGCTCAGGCTTCAGCATACCTTGCACAGCCTGGAGTGAATTATCAGAGTGCTCCTGGCGACTGGAGACAGAAGATTGGTAAGCAGGAGTGGATCGCACTTTACAACCGCGGATACGATGCATGGGTAACCTGGAGAAGACTGGATGCACCAACACTTACACCTCCGGTAGCAGACCTGATCGTTCCTACAAGATTAATCTATCCTGTTAATGAGCAAACGCTAAACCCAGCAAACAATGCGTCTGCTGCAACTGAAATTGGCGGTGATAAGAGCTCAACTAAACTTTTCTGGGACAAATTTTAATGTCTAATAAAATGAGAAATAAACTATCTATACTGCTTTTATCGCTCTTCACAGTTATTATGTTTAGTGGCTGTGAGGATGAATTAGAATCCTTCGATGGCCCTTATCAGATAACGATAAGAGGTGCTGCTTCGGCTTTGCCTGAAACAACTAAAACTTATTCCTTAGGGAATATCCAGAATCCTGAAAATTATACCTGGACTGTAGAAGGACCAGCTCAAATTGTAGGTGCCACAACTGGTGCTACAGTAACAGTTAAATTTGTCTCTGCAGGTGACGTTAGAATTAATGTTACCAATGGTGTGGACAAAGGACTGAAGACTGTTTCGGCAATTGAAGCAACCGCTGATGTAACAGCAAAGCTAACAGATACAGGAGTTTTAAGAAGTGGTCAATCAGACACTGTTTTCTTTAACTTTGCTGTTCCAGTTGAAGGCATGCCAACATTAGAATTGCTGGATTCTGATGAGGAGACTGATTTTAATAAAGGTGAGCCTTTCCTTTCAGGATCTATAGGAGAGCTGAAAAAGATTGATGCGACACATTTCTTTGCTATTTATACTGCAGGTGAAGGAAATGGTACACCTGAAGCAAAACTGAGTAACATTAAATCAACTGCTGCATTCGGCTCAAAAGTTATTGAAACCGAATACGTTCAGTTATATAGAGTAGATAATATTGCTCCTGTAGCCAATATCTCCTATTCAACTGAGAGTGTAAAAACCGGATCGCCTGTAACTATAACTGTTACTTTTAGCGAGCCTGTTATGAATGCAGATCCTAAAAACAAGAAGTTGTTTATGAACCTTAACGGTACAGGCACTTCAGAAACAGTAGAGTTGAAACCTACTTCAAACAATAGAGTTTATACCTATGAATTTACTCCAAAAACGACAAGTGATGGAGTAATTACAGTAAGCCTAAATGATATTGTTGACCTGGCTGGTAACAGCTTAAATGGTGTTAATAACGCCACAGCTCTAAGTGTGGATAACGTGAATCCAGTTGTTACAGGTACTGCAGTAGATGCCGGTAACTATGCATCTATTACATTATCATCAACTGAAGCTGGTACTGTAAGCTATGTTATTTTGAAGACAGGAAGCACAGCTCCTACGGCAGCAACATTTGCATCAACAACTGGGGTAGCAAAAGGGTCTGTTGAGATAACTTCTGCTAACCAGCAGAAAATTATAGCTCAAGATCTTGCAAAAGGAGAGTATGTAGTATACTTCATGGCTGCGGATAAGGCAGGTAATACAAGTGCTATCACTTCAGATGCGTTATCAATGAACTAGAATAATAAAGACACTAAAGAAGAGAATGATTTAGAGTCTTTTTATAACAAAACAAAAGGCCTCCAATTTTGGAGGCCTTTTGTTTTGTCTATGTTTTTAAAGGAGATATTTTAAGCTAAATTGTCATTAGTCCTTAAGCTATAGTATGAATAAATAATATACTGTATCGCATAATTAAATGGAACCATAAGATAAGATTACTGGAGGTTAAGAATCATAATGGTCATATCTATATAAAGATTAAGAATGAGATGAGGTTAATATTATAATGTGATTGTTCTTTGGGAAATTTCTTTTCAATTTTTCTCTGTCAGTTTCAGGGACTTAGGCCAGAGGGCAGAAAAACTTCACGGTTCCCCCTTGCAAGACAGCAAAGTCTTTGTACTTTTGCATCCCGTTCAGCAGGAAGGGAAGCGAGAAGTTGGAAAGGGAAGCTGGAAGCGGGAGGTAAACCCCCATCTGCTACGAGAGGAGCTGCGATTCAGCTACCGGGCCTTCGAAAAAAACTTCAGAAAAACTTTTGATGAGCACTTGCAAAAGCGGAACTGATTGCCGTATCTTTGCACTCCCAAGCAGCGGCCGGCTGAAGGGGAGGCCTTGAAAAAGGAAGCCTGAAAAAAGAAAGAAAATAAAATAGCGGCAGGGTGTTGCGGATTGAAAAAAAGCTGCTACCTTTGCACTCCCAAACGACGCTGGTTTGCTTCAAACAGCAGCAGGCTGGCGGGAAACAAGCAGAATGAATACACAAGGCTTACAGCAGGTAGGCTTCCTGGTTGAGGCCGGGGCTATTTCCGGAACAATTCACGACAGGTGAAGGGGGAAGGGAAAAAGAGTTCTTTGAGAGATTGGTTGAAACAAGACAAGCACAATGAATACCATTTGGTAGCAATAGCAAATGAAGAGCTAAGTTTTTAAGACAAGGGCCGGATCAGGCGAGACATTTGTAACCTTCGGGTTACAAGAAATAATTTTCTTACAATGGAGAGTTTGATCCTGGCTCAGGATGAACGCTAGCGGCAGGCCTAATACATGCAAGTCGAACGAATCCAGGGACTTCGGTTTCTGGGTTAGTGGCGCACGGGTGCGTAACGCGTATGCAACCTACCTTCCACAGGGGGATAGCCTTCCGAAAGGGAGATTAATACCGCATAACATCATTTGAGGGCATCCGAAGATGATCAAAGATTTATCGGTGGAAGATGGGCATGCGTGCCATTAGTTAGTTGGTAGGGTAACGGCCTACCAAGACTTCGATGGCTAGGGGTTCTGAGAGGATGGTCCCCCACACTGGTACTGAGACACGGACCAGACTCCTACGGGAGGCAGCAGTAGGGAATATTGGGCAATGGAAGAGATTCTGACCCAGCCATGCCGCGTGCAGGAAGAAGGCCTTCTGGGTTGTAAACTGCTTTTATCTGGGAAGAAAACGCTCCTGCGGGAGTAACTGACGGTACCAGATGAATAAGCACCGGCTAACTCCGTGCCAGCAGCCGCGGTAATACGGAGGGTGCAAGCGTTGTCCGGATTTATTGGGTTTAAAGGGTGCGTAGGCGGCCCTGTAAGTCAGCGGTGAAATCCCAGGGCTCAACCCTGGAACTGCCGTTGATACTGCAGGGCTTGAGTTCGGTTAAGGCGGGCGGAACTGGTGGTGTAGCGGTGAAATGCATAGATACCACCAAGAACCCCGATTGCGTAGGCAGCTCGCTGAGCCGAAACTGACGCTGAGGCA
This genomic interval carries:
- a CDS encoding SusC/RagA family TonB-linked outer membrane protein; this encodes MKKLLLLSFLLVSVLVQQAMAQSRAVSGKVTDAATNQPLPGVSVLVKGTTVGTATGVDGSFTLNVPEGGTTLVFRYISYKTVERPIGNQTTFNVTLETDAKQLDEVVVTALGIERNRNELAYSAQEVSGEQLTRARNENVVNSLSGKVAGLDIRTNNTMGGSTNVIIRGYSSLTGNNQALFVIDGVPVSNANNNGSSQATGRGGADFGNAAADLNPDNIESVNVLKGAAATALYGSRAASGVIMITTKKGKKNSLNIAVNSGVTWSNIDKSTYVKYQNEYGGGYFQGFRAVSDIVPGVGDGAGDVVRYQDDASYGPSFNPNLYVYQWDALDPFSPTYGKMTPWVAAENGPTSFFETGVNSNQSIVVSGGGDKTTFNLGYTRNDIKGNLPNSTIDKDMFNFNASYEATERLTVSASGNYTRTVGMGRYGTGYSGTNPNQQFRQWWQTNVDLKQQEAAYFRNRQNITWNWNSTNSGPIYSDNPYWTQYENYSNDSRDNLYGYATATYKITDWLNVMGRASFNTTNDMQEERVAVGSAGLSGYSRYNRDFNETNFDLMLNFNKDISEDISFTGLLGSNIRRDRTSSIGSATNGGLVVPRLYSISNSASPVNPPSEFYSRRGVDGIFANANFGFKETYFVELSARQDKSTTLPEGANSYFYPAAGVNVLFSNLVETPWLSHGKLRVNYAEVGNDAPALSIYDVYDKPTGFGSTPIFSLPSTKNNPNLKPERKKNFEAGIEAEFFNNLFGFDFTWYKSNQVDQIMPVSQTAASGYTSRFVNAGEVENKGIEVTAFVTPIQTGDFTWTMNFNFARNRNQVVSLYEDVQNLTLASFQGGVSLNAAIGQPYGVIRGNDFVYTNGQRTVGENGYYLRSDKSDLIIGNPNPDWTGGFNNNLTYKGVSLGFLIDVRHGGDVFSLDQWYGEATGLYAHTAGLNAKGNPSRMPVSEGGGVLLPGVKEDGTPNDIYAENVDGDGMTPYGYAADNYAGAPRAMYVFDGSFVKLREVALSYALPESVIGNLGLVKGVDLQLIGRNLWIIHKNMEYSDPEEGLSSGNAGRGYQSGAYPAVRTYGFNVKLNF
- a CDS encoding Ig-like domain-containing protein, whose product is MRNKLSILLLSLFTVIMFSGCEDELESFDGPYQITIRGAASALPETTKTYSLGNIQNPENYTWTVEGPAQIVGATTGATVTVKFVSAGDVRINVTNGVDKGLKTVSAIEATADVTAKLTDTGVLRSGQSDTVFFNFAVPVEGMPTLELLDSDEETDFNKGEPFLSGSIGELKKIDATHFFAIYTAGEGNGTPEAKLSNIKSTAAFGSKVIETEYVQLYRVDNIAPVANISYSTESVKTGSPVTITVTFSEPVMNADPKNKKLFMNLNGTGTSETVELKPTSNNRVYTYEFTPKTTSDGVITVSLNDIVDLAGNSLNGVNNATALSVDNVNPVVTGTAVDAGNYASITLSSTEAGTVSYVILKTGSTAPTAATFASTTGVAKGSVEITSANQQKIIAQDLAKGEYVVYFMAADKAGNTSAITSDALSMN
- a CDS encoding SusD/RagB family nutrient-binding outer membrane lipoprotein translates to MKKLIICLFSLVFMASCVDDLDEYNFDQKKATIVPAVTLFTGATKNLTDVLTTPNVNTNNYRFYVQHWTSTQYLDEPRYNMTSRTIPQSMWTTLYRDVLNDLKEAKKLVEADQTLTEGVKKNQIAQIEIMQVYTWSVLVNTFGDVPYTEALDPLNALPVYDDAQTVYNDILTRLDAAVAQIDPKANGFAKSGDILYAGSMANWLKFGNSLKLKLGMVIADVDNTRAKALAESATAASSGGVISSNAQNAAFEYLPAPPNNNPISSNVKGPLSTREDYVAANTLVDVMNNLNDPRRSAYFTSVGGAFVGGKYGFPNDFATHSTASAKIADPTFEAMLLDYAEVEFLLAEAVERGYNVGGTAAEHYNAGVTASITYWGGTAAQASAYLAQPGVNYQSAPGDWRQKIGKQEWIALYNRGYDAWVTWRRLDAPTLTPPVADLIVPTRLIYPVNEQTLNPANNASAATEIGGDKSSTKLFWDKF